The region GTTTCCGCCTTTGGAAAAAGCACATTCCTATCGGGGCGAGCTGGTGTTTGTGGACCACGCGAATCGTCGCGGCAGCCTCCGCGTGCAAGGCACGGGCACGTTCCGCCGCAATGATCCGCACCCTTTCGCCCTGCTCCCTTACGGTCAGGTCCGCTACCACGGAGCACCGGCGGATTTGCGAGACATCCCGTTAGGCACCGTGCTGCATGTCCGCGCTTATCTACCTCCAGATCCGAAGATCTCCGCCGTACCGGTGCTGCCCATCAACAATAAGGAAAAAGACGCGGATCACAATCGCGGTGCAGGCATTGCACCGGCCGAAAATCACGTGCTCCTCCTCGAAGATGAGCCCAGCCACTGCCTGCGCGAGGGCTTGGTCTGGAAGCTCAAAGAACTCGACCTCAAGAATAACGCGGGACTGATCGTTGCCAGCCGCGAACCGAAAGAGGGTGTCGGTGCAGAGGGCAAAGCCAACGAGGAAAACCTGACCTTCGATGCCGCCACCCGTATCTGGCGCGGCCGCGAATGTCTCTCCTTTGCCGACTTGATCACGGAAGGCATCTGGCCTGCCAGTGGCAAGAAAACGCTCGGCGGCCAGGCTGTCCTGCTGGGGATCACCTGGAAGCCCACGCCAGGCGGTGTTTTCACCCGCTTTCACATCTCGGATATTTGGCTGGATGACACCGCCATGCAACGATCCTCCCATCTCCAGGCCGAGGCGCACAAAGCCTTCATTCGCAGCCGTTGGATGCCCGCCTGGGTGGATGCCGTCGAGTATGGCAAATTTGGCCGTGCCACCGTCACCGCAACCTTGTTCGGCGGAGCGGACCCCGCCATCTACGCCGATTTCAAGAAAGGCATCTCCGCTTTCGTGAACGGCGTGGAAAATACTCTGAAGCACACCGAAGGGGGCACTGCCGGGCCCACCCAATTGGCGTCACGTGGCGAGCTGCTAGAAGTCACAGCATCCTCCGATGACATCCCATTAGGCAGCAGCGGCATCCAGATTCGTTTTGAGACAGACCTCATCACCGAAGGCATCCGCCCCACCCGAGTCATTCGCATCCGTCCTGCGGACTGGCCCGATGTTCACATCCCACGGGAGGAATACCTCGACAGCGGGAAATTCAAGCACGAAGACCGCTTCCCGACACCTGTCATCTTTCCTGAATACTAATGTCTCCTCACTTGGGTGGCTAACAAAAAGCGTGACTGCTTGGCTAGGATGTGGTTCACCATTGCTTGATTCACCTTGTGCGGGTGCCATAATCCTCTTCACGTTCTTGCATGTTACTCGTGGCTAGCATATGGCGGAGGTGATCCGATTCTCTCCGTCAGCAGATCGCGAAGATATCCGGTGGCTTCATTCAGCAAGTCCCTGCAACAGCCCTCGTAACCCGTCCACGTTCCAAGTTCGGACGGGGGACGAAGAACCTCCGTCATTCGCTTCAAATGAGTGGCATCCTCACCGGAGAAGATTTCTGGTCCACCACAAATGAGGGCGCGGGCAAAATTGTCCGTTGCCTCATCCGGATTTTCATTCAGGCCGTGATAACTCAAGCCGACCAGCAAGTGAAAAAGCGGATTGCCAACCACGATTCCGGACCCGGCGTAGCATTCGGGTAAAACGGAGAGGGCGCTCAAAGCCTCTTCATAGTCTCCGAGACGGACCGCAGCGTTTGCAATGGAAAGAAGCAGCCAGACTTGCTGTGTTTCATTGAGATCTTTCTGCAATCGCGACCAAGCACTCTGATAGGCAGCAAGCGCATCCCCAAACCTCCCGGCGTTCATGTGTTCGTCAGCATCTTCAAACATCAGCAAATGTGTCAATGGGGATCGGAATTGAGCTAACGCTAAAGGATAGCGACCCGGCTCGTTAGGGCCTGGAATGCAAGATGAGTGCAAGGGAGCACCCCGGAATGCTTGAAATCACTCATTCAAAATACGTATCCTCATGCGCATACGGCGGGGCGCAGCAGCAGAGGAGGCGCAGGGTTTCACGGGCGGTGATCTGGTGCCAGGCACCGGGTGGGATGAGGATGGCATCGCCGGGAGCCACGGCTTTCTCCTCGCCGTTGATCTCCATCGTGCCGCTGCCTTCGAGGATGAAATAAAACTCCTCGCTGAGTTTGTGATAGTGGCGCTCGGTGGGGCGACCTACGGGTACGGTAGCTTCGGCTAGGGACTGGTTTTGCACCGGGGCATTGGTGCGGTCCAGGATGCTGCGGATGGTGCTGCCATCTTTCGTGGTGAAGGGCACTTGCTCAGAAAGGGGGTTGATGGTCATGCGGATGCACGCATGGTCAGCCAGCGCACGCCGCGTGCAAGTCCTTCGCATGAACTTCGATACCCACCACTGTAGCGCCCTCATCACGGGTGCGTCCTCCGGCCTGGGGGCCGAGTTTGCCCGTCAGCTTGCCCCAGGTGCAACGGCCCTGTTTCTCACCGGGCGCAGGATGGATGCGCTGGAGAAGGTGAAGGCCGAGTGCCTAGCCATCAATAGGACCTTGCAGATCCATCTCTGCACGGGCGACATCGCCACAGACGAGGGCAGGGAACTGCTGCTGGAAAGCGTGCGTCAGGCAGGCTTCCAGCCCAATCTGCTGATCAACAACGCCGGCATGGGCGACTATGGCACCGTGGCCAGTGCGGATGCGGCAAAGCTGCGGACGCAGATGGATCTGAACATGACCGCGCTGGTGCTGCTGACTCATGCCTGCCTGCCGCTTCTCCGGCGTCCAGGCGGCATCATCAACATCAGTTCTTTGGCCAGCACGCTGCCCATGCCAGCCATGGCCGTGTATGCCGCCAGCAAGTCCTTCGTCACCAGCTTTTCAGAAGCTTTGGCCGTTGAACTTGCGCCGGAAGGCATCGCCGTCACCTGCGTGTGCCCGGGCCCTACGCCCACCAGCTTTAGCCAAACTGCCCGCCGTCCCGATGGCGAAGACACCGATCGCGATGGGCAGGATTTCCTCCGCATTTTGCCCTCCCAGGTCGTGGCCGAAGGGCTGGTGGCTCTGCGGGCCGGGCAGGCCTGTGTGTATCCGGGCCTCGGCGTGAAGATCGCCGCTCGCCTCTTCCATCATCTTCCGCGATTCCTACTGCGTCCCTTGTTGCGGCGGCGGTTCGCCAAGGGCACTGTTTAAAAGAATCCACTTCACTTTCCCCCCGGCATGATCAAGCGCCCCGATCCCTCCCTGACCCCCATGGACCAGCGCGGTCCCAGTCCCTGGCAGTCCAAGCCACCCCAGGGCAATGCGCTTGGCAAGCTCATCCGCCTGCTCCTGCTCGTCATCATTTCCATCCTTCTGGTGCTGCCTTTCACGCCGTTTGCCGGCAAGATCAAAAACGCGCTGAAGGAAATCGTCGCCGCCGCCCAGAAGGAGCGCGTGATCACCCGCGAAGTGGAAAAGCGCGTGGAAGTGCCGCGCGAGGTCGTCAAAGAAGTGGTGAAGGAGGTCGTCCGCGAGGTGGAGGTGCCCGCCCCGCCGACGCCGCTGCCAGAAAACTTCATTGCCCGCAAGGAGGTGGACGTCTCCAACTTCTACAACGGCATCACCATCAAGACGAACCTCATCACGGAGCAGGGGACTTATGCCAGCCTGGAGCGCAAAGACCCCGAGGCCTACAAGGCCGAATTCCAGCTCTCTGTCCGCGTGCCCAAGGCCAATCAGAGCCTCAGTGAGCTTTCCCGGATCAATCCCAAGCTGCCAGAGCTCCTGCCGGGCCTCGATTCCATGCTGGCCACGGCCAAGGTCTCAGGCTTTTACCACAAGCTCTACGAAAACAAGACCAACGGCATCCAGCGCGACATCACCCGCCTGAACCGCATCCTCGATCGCCACAATTTCTTCGACTGCGAGACCATCCTGGAGCTCACCCACCCGACCACCAGCCGCAAGGCCCTACTCATCCAGTCCGAGATGGATGTGGTGGCCGATGGCTCCGACGGCGACCGCATGCCCACCCTGGACGAGTACATCTTCATGTCGGACTACTACCAGCCCTTCACCAGCTACGCCTGGGCGAAAAAGACCTCCACGCCCAACCCGCTGCTCGCCCGGTGGGAGGAGCGGCTGAAGAAGGCCAAGGAGCAGTTTGCCGTCAAAGGTCTGAGTGCCGACCGCAATCGCGAGCTAAAGGCCACCATCACCCAGCTCGGCCTAGAGATCGCCGAAATGAAGGCCCGCAGCAGCCTCATTGCCGAAAAGGATCCCTTCATTGTCATCTCCCTCCTGTTCCGCCCCTACGCCGCCACTAACAAGCACACCCCAAACATCGGCGACTACGCCGTCGTCGTGCATGAGGGCAAAATGTACCCGGCCATCTGTGGCGACTACGGCCCCAGCCACAAGATGGGCGAAGGCTCCCTCCGCCTGGCCAAGACCGTCAACCCCAACGCCACCCCCTACCGCCGTCCGGAGAGCGACCTGAAAGTCACCTACATCGTTTTCCCAGGCACGGCAGAAAAGCCCAACAGCCCGCCGAACCTCGACCACTGGCACCAGAAGTGCAGCACTTACCTCCAGGAAATCGGTACGCCTAATGCCGCTGAGACACTTCATAAATGGGAGGACCTGTTCAAGAAACCCGAGCCGCCGCCCGTCGTCGCTACTCCCCCGGCCCCAGGCACACCAGGAACTCAAGCCACAGCGCCTGCTGGCAGCACCCCGCCGGCGACGCCTCCTTCTGGCACGACCTCTCCGGCACCTACCGTTCCCGCGACGCCACCTGCCACACCTCCGGCATCTGCTCCCGGCAGCTCGACATCTTCGGCAGCCCCTTCGACGCCGACAAGCCCCGCCCCGACAAATCCTTGAGCGGGGTTTGGGGGGATCGACCCGAACGATTTGCGTTCGGGTGACCGCGTGATTTTGGCTCAAGGTTAGCTCTAGGAGAACAGCTTTAAAAGTGTCTGATACGATTGAGCCACACGGGTTGGTGAAACCAAGCTTCAGGCCTCCTGGGCCTGATACGCATCCCGATACCTCTTTCTCCAGCCGCAGCGCGACGCCCGAACGGCCGCGATTTCACCGATTGATCCATCACGTAAATCGTCTGAGTTCAAAGCAGGGTTCACGCAAAGACGCCAAGGAACTGATATTTTGCGCCTTTGCGTGCCCACCTTCAGGGGGGCAACGAGAGTTTTTATCGCTTCCAAACTGCATTTTTGGGCAGATTCCAATACACGTTCCACACGTTAATGCCGTTCTAATAAGTTGTTTATCAACACATTTTAAATAGAAAGAAACGTAAAGGGATGAAAATAAAGGGCAGGGGACCAGCCGCAGCCCAGCTCCTCAAATTTTCAAAAGCTCCGAAGGGGCGAGGAATCCAGCCCAGGGCGCGAGCCCCTGGTAACTATGTTCTCTTCACTCCTGCCAGCGGCGCGCTCTGAAGGAGCGTTAGAGCAGGTCGTCTTCCCCCACAAGTCCTCGTGCTTCTCCCGCGACCTTTCGGGCCAGAACGATCTTCCTTGAATCAACCAAGCTTCAACCCTCGCTAAATCCACGGGCAATTCAGCCCCCGGTGTTACAGCAACGGCATTGACCGAAGTTGCCCCTGAATGAGAGAAGCCTAGGCTCCGAATTGCCCTGTATTCTGCACTGTTGGATATCCTTTGGCCTCCGAAGGAAGATTTAGAACAGCTATTTTAATTAAAGTAAATATCGTTAAAAAGACGTTAATCCATTATTAATGAACGGCTTAATTATATTAAAAATGAATCAGACAAGCGGGAGTGACATCGATCTGGCCTCCATCGTCAGCTTGTGACTCGCCACCATATTGCCAAGTCCTCCATCCAGGTGATCCCGTGCAAGGACAGCCTCAAATGAGGCATCGAGGGCATCAGGAAAGTCCCTCTGCTTGCGATCCTAGATCTCGGTTGGCTGAGGAGCTTT is a window of Prosthecobacter algae DNA encoding:
- a CDS encoding tetratricopeptide repeat protein, translated to MFEDADEHMNAGRFGDALAAYQSAWSRLQKDLNETQQVWLLLSIANAAVRLGDYEEALSALSVLPECYAGSGIVVGNPLFHLLVGLSYHGLNENPDEATDNFARALICGGPEIFSGEDATHLKRMTEVLRPPSELGTWTGYEGCCRDLLNEATGYLRDLLTERIGSPPPYASHE
- a CDS encoding cupin domain-containing protein; protein product: MTINPLSEQVPFTTKDGSTIRSILDRTNAPVQNQSLAEATVPVGRPTERHYHKLSEEFYFILEGSGTMEINGEEKAVAPGDAILIPPGAWHQITARETLRLLCCCAPPYAHEDTYFE
- a CDS encoding SDR family NAD(P)-dependent oxidoreductase, which produces MNFDTHHCSALITGASSGLGAEFARQLAPGATALFLTGRRMDALEKVKAECLAINRTLQIHLCTGDIATDEGRELLLESVRQAGFQPNLLINNAGMGDYGTVASADAAKLRTQMDLNMTALVLLTHACLPLLRRPGGIINISSLASTLPMPAMAVYAASKSFVTSFSEALAVELAPEGIAVTCVCPGPTPTSFSQTARRPDGEDTDRDGQDFLRILPSQVVAEGLVALRAGQACVYPGLGVKIAARLFHHLPRFLLRPLLRRRFAKGTV
- a CDS encoding glycoside hydrolase family 75 protein; its protein translation is MIKRPDPSLTPMDQRGPSPWQSKPPQGNALGKLIRLLLLVIISILLVLPFTPFAGKIKNALKEIVAAAQKERVITREVEKRVEVPREVVKEVVKEVVREVEVPAPPTPLPENFIARKEVDVSNFYNGITIKTNLITEQGTYASLERKDPEAYKAEFQLSVRVPKANQSLSELSRINPKLPELLPGLDSMLATAKVSGFYHKLYENKTNGIQRDITRLNRILDRHNFFDCETILELTHPTTSRKALLIQSEMDVVADGSDGDRMPTLDEYIFMSDYYQPFTSYAWAKKTSTPNPLLARWEERLKKAKEQFAVKGLSADRNRELKATITQLGLEIAEMKARSSLIAEKDPFIVISLLFRPYAATNKHTPNIGDYAVVVHEGKMYPAICGDYGPSHKMGEGSLRLAKTVNPNATPYRRPESDLKVTYIVFPGTAEKPNSPPNLDHWHQKCSTYLQEIGTPNAAETLHKWEDLFKKPEPPPVVATPPAPGTPGTQATAPAGSTPPATPPSGTTSPAPTVPATPPATPPASAPGSSTSSAAPSTPTSPAPTNP